The following are encoded together in the Phaseolus vulgaris cultivar G19833 chromosome 9, P. vulgaris v2.0, whole genome shotgun sequence genome:
- the LOC137821253 gene encoding uncharacterized protein has protein sequence MGTTEEVVEIERLEKSLLEENERDAEAVLYAASFREMEQSFVKYQTLQWVLYSVLLILAWGIGFLMLLYLPVRRFILRKDIRSRTLYLTPNAIVYKVTRPVPFPCFGVLKKEKHVLLHSVADVVVEQGYLQSLFGVYSLRIENVGVRRPPSDDVKIQGVANPNAFRKAVMMRLSNMRNEVMSRQVSTFEDVPHHLMMSPSKSLKHDSKPSGEQLLMQKLEEVGSSVKRIQYLFEEQQSQTTESIDGGALIL, from the exons ATGGGAACGACGGAGGAGGTGGTGGAAATAGAGAGGTTGGAGAAGAGTTTGTTGGAGGAGAATGAGCGCGACGCGGAGGCGGTGCTCTATGCGGCGTCGTTTCGGGAGATGGAACAGAGTTTCGTTAAGTACCAAACGTTGCAGTGGGTGCTTTACTCGGTGTTGCTGATTCTGGCGTGGGGCATTGGATTCCTCATGTTGCTTTATCTCCCAGTCAGAAGGTTCATACTGAGGAAGGATATTCGTTCTAGAACCCTCTATCTCACTCCAAATGCTATTGTTTACAAG GTTACGAGGCCGGTGCCATTTCCGTGTTTTGGAGTGCTGAAGAAGGAGAAGCACGTTTTGTTGCACTCTGTGGCAGATGTTGTGGTTGAACAAG GATACTTGCAATCACTTTTTGGTGTCTATTCTCTTAGAATTGAAAATGTTGGAGTTAGAAGGCCACCCAGCGATGATGTTAAAATCCAGGGGGTTGCGAACCCAAATGCTTTCAGGAAG GCAGTTATGATGCGTCTATCAAACATGAGAAATGAGGTTATGTCAAGACAGGTTTCTACATTTGAAGATGTTCCACACCATCTGATG ATGTCTCCATCAAAGTCATTGAAACATGATTCTAAACCTTCTGGGGAGCAGCTACTAATGCAGAAACTAGAGGAAGTTGGAAGCTCTGTAAAG AGAATACAATATTTATTTGAAGAGCAACAATCTCAAACAACAGAATCCATCGATGGAG GTGCGTTGATATTGTAA